From the genome of bacterium, one region includes:
- a CDS encoding O-antigen ligase family protein, with translation MWIGFGLAALAMALLFLWMFWGRTTQVLIACGAASAGLLMMRYPTILSAMIGFAVVSYIASYLPGSTMGLLLFSGGIVVIRRLIMGDIGWRLGTIFVAASLFALWLATSGLWAESAYVYDWLHPIRIVVTVAVLADLVSTPQHYLAYFVGGAAGLVFTSILAIRTAYEFYVTGAAEQLAKHVAYVDSTRFFGNWPDPNIMSMTLTTFLGVTFAFWRSKLDYRLRWLGFAATALGFTAVLLSLSRSGLITCGIVTVLMLGVERRKARVILAVAAVTLAVVMIAPTDIFGRLVTLAGGDRSSSERLNLVLNGWNYFWDNPVAGGGPGSFAHRVVYDLTYLPHAFISHNTFVDLTVDTGLIGFVLYLIVMFLAYRGLDWKTWNIDHANPAHVINAGLRAGLVASSFSILTISSAAYIPFWALYTLCAMYSMTHLARNEHAAVATG, from the coding sequence ATGTGGATCGGCTTTGGATTGGCCGCGCTGGCCATGGCATTGCTATTCCTTTGGATGTTCTGGGGGCGCACGACGCAGGTTCTGATAGCTTGCGGTGCGGCAAGTGCGGGATTGCTGATGATGAGATACCCGACCATCTTGTCCGCGATGATCGGATTTGCGGTAGTATCCTACATCGCCAGCTACCTGCCCGGTTCGACGATGGGTCTTCTGCTATTCAGTGGCGGCATTGTTGTCATCCGACGTTTGATCATGGGTGACATCGGGTGGCGATTGGGTACGATATTTGTTGCCGCGTCCCTGTTTGCATTGTGGCTTGCGACGAGTGGACTTTGGGCGGAATCGGCTTACGTTTATGATTGGCTTCATCCCATTCGCATTGTCGTAACTGTCGCAGTATTGGCAGATCTGGTCTCTACGCCGCAGCACTATTTGGCCTATTTTGTCGGCGGCGCTGCGGGCTTGGTGTTCACATCCATCTTAGCGATCCGGACTGCATACGAGTTCTACGTCACCGGAGCGGCGGAACAGCTTGCCAAGCATGTTGCTTACGTAGACTCGACTCGGTTCTTTGGTAACTGGCCCGATCCGAACATCATGAGCATGACGCTGACGACGTTTCTCGGTGTCACGTTTGCGTTCTGGCGCAGCAAACTCGACTATCGCTTGCGCTGGTTGGGCTTCGCTGCAACCGCGCTCGGATTCACGGCGGTACTGCTCTCGCTGTCCCGCTCCGGTCTTATCACGTGCGGAATTGTAACAGTATTGATGCTGGGTGTTGAACGACGGAAAGCAAGGGTCATACTGGCCGTGGCCGCCGTTACTCTCGCGGTTGTCATGATCGCGCCGACAGATATCTTCGGCCGGCTGGTGACACTGGCGGGAGGCGACAGATCATCGTCGGAACGGCTGAATCTCGTTCTCAATGGATGGAATTACTTCTGGGACAATCCTGTCGCGGGAGGCGGACCGGGCAGTTTCGCGCATCGGGTGGTGTACGACCTCACTTACCTGCCGCATGCATTCATTTCGCACAATACTTTTGTGGATTTGACTGTGGACACAGGTCTCATCGGATTTGTGCTTTATCTTATTGTCATGTTCCTGGCCTATCGCGGATTGGACTGGAAGACCTGGAACATTGACCATGCAAATCCCGCGCACGTGATCAATGCCGGACTCCGAGCCGGTTTAGTGGCTTCATCCTTCTCAATCCTGACAATTTCCAGCGCGGCATACATTCCTTTTTGGGCGCTATACACGTTGTGCGCCATGTATTCCATGACGCATCTTGCTCGGAATGAGCACGCCGCCGTCGCCACCGGCTGA
- a CDS encoding sugar transferase, whose product MRFLRFAGLLLLLDLLVLEAAFYGIFWWRFQTGVFVNPVLFEPAELFVPSLIVSGFWLLHLAVFGLYRFDPLESRAVVVRRAAHAAFYGCLIIFVATFEPANPLPITRVVLVTYGIGVMMGIAVSRLALLTVLKELRIRGFYKLRTVVIGSGERLRATLSYLTRNRGLGADVRGVIGEHMPDVDAEYWGSWSEIRDRIQQTPCDLAYIALDEADERRLNRIVLLLSQSPVRQFIPADQYQILLGSVKPVGQRGMPIVEIRPLLLTPIEGLLKRLFDIVSAVTILVLSSPLWLLAILLTLVDSGRPVFFTQIRAGLNGRPFTIMKFRSMIQNAERGTGPVLATRGDARITKVGKFLRATRIDELPQLFNVLLGHMSIVGPRPERPEFVDEFARRAPLFLRRLNVKPGLTGWAQVHLQYDATIVAPEKKLEMDLYYIENMSLPLDIKILYMTLFVVLRGEG is encoded by the coding sequence ATGCGTTTTCTTCGCTTCGCCGGGCTGCTGCTCCTCTTAGATCTGCTCGTACTCGAAGCCGCGTTCTATGGCATTTTCTGGTGGCGCTTCCAGACCGGTGTATTTGTTAATCCGGTCTTGTTCGAGCCTGCCGAACTGTTCGTGCCGAGCCTTATCGTCAGTGGATTCTGGCTGCTGCATTTGGCCGTGTTCGGACTCTATCGGTTCGATCCACTCGAGTCGCGCGCGGTTGTTGTACGGCGTGCTGCGCATGCCGCGTTCTACGGCTGTCTGATCATCTTTGTCGCTACGTTTGAACCGGCCAATCCCTTACCGATAACCCGGGTCGTCCTGGTGACATACGGGATCGGCGTCATGATGGGCATCGCTGTGTCCCGTCTGGCTTTGCTGACTGTGCTTAAGGAATTGCGCATCCGCGGGTTCTACAAGCTTCGGACGGTCGTTATCGGGTCTGGTGAACGCTTGCGCGCCACGCTGTCTTATTTGACTCGAAATCGCGGACTCGGTGCGGACGTGCGAGGCGTGATCGGGGAGCACATGCCCGACGTAGACGCCGAATACTGGGGCAGTTGGTCGGAGATTCGCGACCGCATTCAGCAGACCCCCTGCGATTTGGCCTACATCGCCCTCGATGAGGCTGACGAGCGGCGGCTGAACAGGATTGTACTGCTGTTGTCGCAATCGCCGGTGCGCCAGTTCATTCCTGCCGACCAATATCAGATTCTGCTTGGGTCCGTCAAGCCCGTTGGGCAGCGGGGCATGCCGATCGTCGAGATTCGGCCCTTGCTGCTGACGCCGATCGAAGGCCTGCTCAAGCGATTGTTTGATATCGTCTCCGCTGTCACCATTCTGGTCTTGTCGTCGCCATTGTGGCTGTTGGCGATTCTGCTCACACTCGTGGATTCCGGTCGTCCGGTGTTCTTCACACAGATCCGGGCGGGCCTCAATGGTCGGCCCTTCACAATCATGAAGTTCCGCAGCATGATCCAGAATGCGGAACGCGGAACGGGCCCCGTGCTTGCGACGCGGGGAGACGCGCGGATCACAAAAGTCGGGAAGTTTCTCCGTGCCACGCGAATTGACGAGCTCCCCCAGCTTTTCAACGTGTTGTTGGGGCATATGAGTATCGTTGGACCGCGGCCTGAACGGCCCGAATTTGTGGATGAATTTGCACGGCGTGCGCCGCTGTTTCTGCGTAGATTGAACGTGAAACCGGGCTTGACCGGCTGGGCGCAGGTGCATTTGCAATATGATGCGACAATCGTTGCGCCCGAAAAAAAGCTCGAGATGGACCTTTATTACATTGAAAACATGTCGCTGCCGCTGGACATCAAGATTCTGTATATGACTCTGTTCGTCGTGCTGCGGGGCGAAGGTTGA